One window of the Synechococcus sp. CC9311 genome contains the following:
- a CDS encoding NAD(P)(+) transhydrogenase (Re/Si-specific) subunit beta, whose product MSTAVVVKYAIDLVAVLLLALGIKGLSKVRSAREANRLAAVAMALAVLGVLVDSFAGGISASAWTWIIGGTIVGGLLGAITAQRVPMTSMPEIVALFNGCGGMSSLLVALGVALFPVMGAEGESRIVEEISIVISVFVGSITFTGSIVAMAKLQGWLSTPPWMQSKARHVVNIALAVVSLIAAVEMIRNGGSGLWLLVVASALLGIGVTLPIGGADMPVVISLLNSYSGVAAAAAGFVVGSQLLIVAGAMVGAAGLILTQVMCNGMNRSLVSVLFGGALGASATASGGGGEYTNITSCSAEECALTLEAAERVIIVPGYGLAVAQAQHTLREVTRSLEAAGIEVAYAIHPVAGRMPGHMNVLLAEADVPYEQLKEMDVINPEFPATDVVLVLGANDVVNPQAKTDPNSPLYGMPVLDVQQARTVFVVKRGMSAGYSGIKNDLFELGNTSMVFGDAKKVLGDLLGELKELGVGKK is encoded by the coding sequence ATGAGCACTGCTGTCGTTGTTAAGTACGCGATCGATCTGGTCGCTGTCCTGCTGCTAGCCCTTGGAATCAAGGGGCTCTCCAAAGTACGTTCTGCGCGGGAGGCCAATCGTCTGGCTGCCGTTGCCATGGCTCTCGCAGTGTTGGGAGTCCTGGTTGATTCCTTTGCGGGTGGAATCTCAGCTTCTGCCTGGACTTGGATCATCGGAGGCACCATCGTTGGTGGTCTTTTGGGCGCGATTACCGCTCAAAGGGTGCCGATGACATCGATGCCCGAGATCGTTGCCCTGTTCAACGGTTGTGGGGGAATGTCATCCCTGCTGGTGGCACTGGGTGTTGCACTGTTCCCTGTCATGGGGGCGGAAGGGGAATCTCGAATCGTTGAAGAGATTTCGATCGTGATCTCGGTGTTTGTGGGATCGATCACCTTCACCGGTTCAATCGTGGCGATGGCCAAGCTTCAGGGCTGGTTGTCCACACCGCCGTGGATGCAGAGCAAAGCGCGCCATGTCGTGAACATTGCATTGGCGGTGGTGTCCTTAATCGCTGCGGTGGAGATGATCCGCAACGGTGGAAGCGGACTATGGCTGCTGGTTGTGGCCTCTGCGCTGCTGGGAATCGGCGTCACCCTGCCGATCGGCGGAGCCGATATGCCAGTGGTGATCTCTCTTTTGAACAGCTATTCCGGAGTGGCTGCTGCTGCTGCTGGTTTCGTTGTGGGCAGTCAGCTTCTGATCGTGGCTGGCGCGATGGTGGGTGCTGCCGGTTTGATCCTCACTCAGGTGATGTGCAACGGCATGAATCGCTCCCTGGTATCGGTGCTGTTCGGAGGAGCTCTTGGCGCTTCAGCCACCGCCTCCGGTGGCGGTGGCGAATACACCAACATCACCAGTTGCAGCGCTGAAGAGTGTGCCCTCACCCTAGAAGCGGCTGAACGGGTGATCATTGTTCCCGGCTATGGCCTGGCTGTGGCCCAAGCCCAGCACACGTTGCGAGAGGTGACCCGCTCCTTGGAGGCCGCTGGGATTGAGGTGGCCTATGCGATTCACCCTGTGGCGGGTCGGATGCCCGGTCACATGAATGTGCTCCTTGCTGAGGCCGATGTGCCCTACGAGCAGCTCAAGGAGATGGATGTGATCAACCCTGAGTTCCCTGCCACCGATGTGGTGCTTGTTTTGGGAGCCAATGATGTGGTGAATCCCCAGGCCAAGACCGACCCCAATTCGCCGCTTTATGGGATGCCAGTGTTGGATGTCCAGCAGGCGCGGACCGTGTTTGTGGTGAAGCGCGGCATGAGTGCTGGCTATTCCGGCATCAAAAATGACCTGTTTGAACTCGGCAACACTTCCATGGTGTTTGGCGATGCCAAGAAGGTGCTTGGAGATCTGCTGGGAGAACTGAAGGAGTTAGGCGTCGGTAAGAAATGA
- a CDS encoding YheT family hydrolase, with protein MSWPDPNPDPQLLKQLGVSPFQQRLPWWGGDLQTLRDTLRPVDLPIDQGQPLEIPVPALISGAAGSGALLAFLDCPPAPKALVVVLHGLGGSSRREGLRRLGIALFEAGYAVLRLNMRGADPGRHLAGGTYAAQCNSDLLPVLHRARQLCRTLTSEGTSLPLFGAGLSLGGTMLLNACLSTQAERIAAGLDPAHQPLDGLFCASSPLDLAACSASIERPRNRVYQRWLLQRLVRQTLADPFGVSDLDLGQMSGAEQPRTIRAFDSTVTAPRWGFADVDAYYREASPLQHLIQSPQQLPPTLLLQALDDPWVPARSALDLREAVSTDQSRDQPIQLIFTRTGGHNGFHGRDGCWADALAASWLQTIK; from the coding sequence GTGAGCTGGCCTGATCCAAATCCAGACCCCCAGCTGCTGAAGCAACTGGGGGTTTCTCCCTTTCAACAGCGCCTTCCCTGGTGGGGTGGTGATCTTCAGACCTTGAGGGATACGCTCCGTCCCGTGGATTTGCCGATCGATCAGGGTCAACCCCTGGAGATTCCAGTGCCTGCCTTGATCAGCGGTGCCGCTGGCTCTGGAGCCTTGCTGGCTTTCTTGGATTGTCCACCAGCTCCGAAGGCCTTGGTCGTTGTGTTGCACGGACTGGGGGGCTCGAGTCGTCGCGAAGGTCTGCGCAGGCTTGGTATTGCTCTGTTTGAAGCGGGATATGCGGTGCTGCGCCTCAACATGCGTGGCGCCGACCCTGGCCGACATCTTGCAGGTGGCACCTATGCGGCCCAGTGCAACAGCGACCTTCTCCCTGTGTTGCATCGGGCGCGTCAGCTCTGCAGAACCCTCACCAGCGAAGGGACATCACTGCCCTTGTTTGGAGCTGGGCTTTCTCTGGGTGGGACCATGCTTTTGAATGCTTGCCTCTCAACGCAAGCTGAACGCATTGCTGCCGGCCTCGACCCGGCTCACCAGCCCCTGGATGGATTGTTCTGTGCCAGCAGCCCCTTGGATCTGGCGGCCTGCAGTGCATCGATTGAACGTCCGCGCAATCGTGTATATCAACGCTGGTTGCTGCAGCGCTTGGTGCGTCAGACGTTGGCCGATCCCTTTGGTGTGAGCGATTTGGATCTCGGGCAAATGAGTGGTGCTGAGCAGCCACGCACCATTCGTGCCTTCGATAGCACCGTCACCGCTCCGCGTTGGGGATTTGCAGACGTGGATGCTTACTACCGGGAGGCTTCACCACTCCAGCATTTGATCCAATCACCCCAGCAGTTGCCGCCCACTTTGTTGCTACAGGCTCTGGATGATCCATGGGTGCCCGCTCGGTCGGCCCTCGACCTGAGGGAAGCTGTCTCTACTGATCAGTCCAGGGATCAGCCCATTCAATTGATCTTCACCCGCACAGGTGGTCATAACGGCTTTCACGGACGGGACGGCTGTTGGGCCGATGCGCTTGCTGCGTCTTGGTTGCAAACGATCAAGTGA
- a CDS encoding ferredoxin, with the protein MSQRISHHLLLCATPTKAKCCDPEIGAASWDALKRQVRELDLENPSRSEGIVLRSKVDCLRICDQGPILLVWPDGTWYRGVTPERISSILQRHIIQGQPIEEWVLKTSTFT; encoded by the coding sequence ATGAGCCAGCGGATTAGCCATCACTTATTGCTCTGCGCGACACCCACGAAAGCTAAATGCTGTGATCCAGAAATCGGTGCCGCAAGCTGGGATGCTCTCAAGCGGCAGGTGCGTGAATTGGACCTTGAGAATCCGAGCAGGAGCGAAGGAATTGTTCTGCGCAGCAAAGTCGATTGCTTACGCATCTGCGATCAAGGCCCAATCTTGTTGGTCTGGCCCGATGGGACCTGGTACAGAGGTGTCACGCCAGAACGCATCAGCAGCATTCTTCAGCGACACATCATCCAAGGACAACCGATCGAAGAGTGGGTCCTGAAAACCAGCACATTCACTTGA
- a CDS encoding 1-deoxy-D-xylulose-5-phosphate reductoisomerase, with the protein MKAISVLGSTGSIGTQTLAIVEDFPDQFRVVALSAGRNLSLLVSQIQRHRPDVVALADQALLAELKDRLMALPADTRPEPLPHLVGGPEGLDVVASWDSADLVVTGIVGCAGLLPTLAAIRAGKDLAVANKETLIAAGPVVLPELKKSGSRLLPADSEHSAIFQCLQGTPWSDTARLSTGVPTPGLRRIQLTASGGAFRDWSAADLEKATVADATSHPNWSMGKKITVDSASLMNKGLEVIEAHYLFGLDYDHIEIVIHPQSIIHSMVELADSSVLAQLGWPDMKLPILYCMSWPSRLETPWRRLDLTEVGQLSFRAPDPAKYPCMDLAYAAGRAGGTMPAVLNAANEEAVAQFLEEKIHFLDIPKMIEGACEQHKPDLAANPCLDDVLAVDQWARQAVREQVNRGTRLRGASMAA; encoded by the coding sequence GTGAAAGCCATCAGCGTTCTGGGCTCCACTGGATCAATTGGCACCCAGACGCTGGCGATCGTTGAGGATTTCCCCGATCAATTCCGCGTGGTGGCCCTCAGCGCTGGACGCAATCTCAGCCTGCTCGTGTCCCAAATCCAGAGGCATCGCCCTGATGTTGTGGCCCTAGCTGATCAAGCGCTGCTTGCTGAGCTCAAAGACAGGCTGATGGCCCTGCCTGCTGACACCCGCCCGGAACCTTTGCCGCACCTGGTGGGTGGACCGGAAGGCCTTGATGTCGTGGCGTCCTGGGATTCAGCGGATCTCGTTGTCACCGGAATCGTGGGGTGTGCGGGATTGTTACCCACCCTGGCAGCGATTCGAGCAGGGAAAGACCTGGCCGTTGCCAATAAGGAAACGCTGATTGCCGCAGGCCCTGTGGTCTTACCTGAACTGAAGAAAAGCGGCAGTCGGCTGCTTCCTGCCGACTCGGAACACTCCGCCATCTTCCAGTGCCTGCAAGGAACTCCTTGGAGCGACACCGCCCGTCTCTCCACCGGGGTTCCAACCCCTGGCCTGCGCCGCATTCAACTCACCGCCTCTGGTGGTGCCTTTCGCGATTGGTCAGCCGCTGATCTCGAAAAGGCAACGGTGGCCGATGCCACCTCCCATCCCAACTGGAGCATGGGTAAAAAAATCACCGTGGATTCAGCCTCATTGATGAATAAAGGATTGGAAGTGATTGAGGCTCACTATCTCTTTGGCCTGGATTACGACCACATCGAGATCGTGATTCATCCTCAAAGCATCATCCATTCGATGGTGGAACTTGCTGATTCCTCGGTCCTCGCCCAGCTCGGCTGGCCCGACATGAAACTGCCGATTCTCTATTGCATGAGTTGGCCTTCAAGACTGGAAACCCCATGGCGACGGCTCGATCTCACCGAAGTGGGGCAATTGAGTTTCCGCGCACCCGATCCAGCCAAATATCCCTGCATGGACCTGGCCTACGCCGCGGGTCGTGCCGGCGGCACCATGCCTGCTGTTCTCAACGCGGCCAATGAAGAGGCCGTGGCCCAATTCCTCGAGGAGAAGATTCACTTTCTCGACATTCCCAAGATGATCGAGGGAGCCTGTGAACAGCACAAACCTGATCTCGCGGCCAACCCTTGTCTTGATGATGTGTTGGCGGTGGATCAGTGGGCACGCCAGGCTGTGCGCGAGCAAGTGAACCGGGGGACGCGCTTGAGAGGAGCATCGATGGCCGCATGA
- a CDS encoding sodium-dependent transporter, with amino-acid sequence MALKEHWRSGFGFVLAAAGSAVGLGNLWGFAYRASQGGGGAFLLLYVLIVLVVCLPVLVAEMVLGRSTAQSPLLAPIAAAGKAWWPMGWLFVLASCGILAFYAVLMGWTGHTLVHALWVGLPDDMETAKSLFGSVSKGNSALLGQGGSLALTAAVVAAGVQGGIERLSRWALPLLFVLLVGLALWAATLSGAVGGYQTFLLRWDAAQLLNPTTIRNAFTQAFFSIGTGIGCILAYSAYLNSSARLPREAIAVVGLDTAVGLLAGLVTFPVVISFGLQETVSESTVGALFLAIPTGLASLGSAGRLVAVLFFSLAYLAAITSSVSLLEVPVASLMDRLGWSRRRSAWLMALLIFIAGLPAAMSIPVLEVMDSIFGGVLLILGGLLIALLVGWVVPKRFRNDLQGSKTSAGLIGLMLFFLRWVSPAVITAGLLISVVDLWRQWFPAA; translated from the coding sequence ATGGCGCTGAAGGAGCACTGGCGGTCTGGATTTGGGTTTGTGTTGGCCGCGGCTGGTAGCGCCGTGGGTTTAGGCAACCTCTGGGGCTTTGCTTATCGCGCCTCGCAGGGAGGTGGAGGCGCCTTCCTGCTGCTTTACGTGCTGATTGTTTTGGTGGTCTGCTTGCCCGTGTTGGTCGCAGAGATGGTGCTGGGTCGGAGTACGGCCCAGAGCCCCTTGCTGGCTCCGATCGCGGCGGCGGGCAAGGCGTGGTGGCCGATGGGATGGCTGTTTGTGCTCGCCTCTTGCGGGATTTTGGCGTTCTATGCAGTGCTGATGGGGTGGACGGGTCACACCCTCGTGCATGCCCTATGGGTGGGTTTGCCAGATGACATGGAGACAGCTAAGTCGCTATTTGGATCGGTGAGTAAGGGAAATAGTGCTCTGCTCGGTCAAGGGGGCAGCCTTGCCTTAACCGCTGCGGTGGTTGCTGCTGGCGTGCAGGGAGGCATCGAGCGGTTATCGCGCTGGGCCTTACCTCTGTTGTTTGTCTTGTTGGTTGGTTTGGCTCTTTGGGCTGCCACGTTGTCTGGGGCTGTGGGGGGATATCAAACCTTTCTGTTGCGATGGGATGCGGCTCAGCTGCTCAACCCCACCACCATTCGCAATGCGTTTACCCAGGCCTTTTTCTCCATCGGCACTGGAATCGGTTGCATCCTTGCCTATTCGGCCTACCTGAACAGCAGTGCTCGTTTGCCAAGGGAGGCGATCGCGGTGGTGGGTTTGGACACGGCCGTAGGCCTGTTGGCTGGACTGGTCACATTCCCCGTGGTGATCAGTTTTGGTCTGCAGGAAACGGTGAGCGAGTCCACCGTTGGGGCTTTGTTTTTAGCAATTCCCACGGGACTTGCTTCCCTTGGTTCTGCAGGGCGCTTGGTGGCAGTGCTCTTCTTTTCCTTGGCCTATCTCGCGGCGATTACGTCATCGGTGTCGTTGCTGGAAGTACCGGTGGCTTCCTTGATGGATCGCTTGGGCTGGTCCCGCAGGCGATCGGCATGGCTGATGGCATTGCTGATTTTTATTGCAGGCCTTCCGGCTGCGATGTCGATTCCGGTCTTGGAAGTGATGGATTCGATCTTTGGGGGAGTTCTGCTGATTTTGGGAGGACTTTTAATCGCACTCCTTGTGGGGTGGGTCGTTCCGAAACGGTTTCGGAATGATCTCCAGGGATCAAAAACCTCAGCAGGTTTAATCGGATTGATGCTCTTTTTCCTGCGCTGGGTGTCTCCAGCAGTGATCACTGCTGGTTTGTTAATTAGCGTTGTTGATTTATGGCGTCAATGGTTTCCAGCGGCTTGA
- a CDS encoding DUF2721 domain-containing protein: MELTTLHPESLSKAIQLSVSPVFLLAGIGALLNVLSTRLGRVADHYRRINESDARRNDFERMHCKRRMQHILRAIWLLTCATLLLSIVVSAMFMSVITQVNLTSIVAPLFITTMGMLMLASISFLLEVRLASEFVQRKF, encoded by the coding sequence TTGGAATTGACAACCTTGCATCCAGAAAGCCTGTCTAAGGCGATTCAGCTCTCGGTCTCACCGGTGTTTTTGCTCGCCGGGATCGGGGCCCTTCTCAATGTTCTTTCCACCAGGCTCGGCCGAGTTGCTGATCACTATCGCCGGATCAACGAATCGGATGCCAGAAGAAATGACTTTGAGCGCATGCACTGCAAGCGACGAATGCAACACATTCTTCGTGCGATCTGGCTTCTCACTTGCGCCACCCTCCTTCTTTCCATCGTGGTTTCAGCAATGTTTATGAGTGTGATCACGCAAGTGAACCTCACCTCAATCGTTGCACCTCTGTTCATCACCACGATGGGAATGTTGATGTTGGCGTCGATCTCTTTCCTGCTTGAAGTTCGCTTGGCAAGTGAGTTTGTTCAGAGAAAGTTTTAA
- the cysS gene encoding cysteine--tRNA ligase — protein MSSLRFTNSLTSRTEAFEPLEPGKATIYCCGVTVYDLCHLGHARSYINWDVLRRYLIWRGYDVTYIQNYTDIDDKILNRASEEGSTMQAVSERNIEAFEIDMGRLNILPADRMPRATCCIEGIQTLIAELETKGAAYSSDGDVYFDISKAKDYGKLSGRDPNEQQQGASGRTADGEESRKKHPFDFALWKGSKVGEPSWDSPWGPGRPGWHIECSAMVRQELGLTIDIHLGGGDLVFPHHENEIAQSETANGAPLARLWMHNGMVNVGGTKMSKSLGNFTTIRALLESGLSAMALRLFVLQAHYRKPLDFTAEALEASTTGWKGLNAALKLGETHAAALEWSDHTALSNAAVQAGRNAQGPFEDLEQRFTAAMDDDLNSSGALAVLFELARPLRGLANRLDRGDQPEQPGEELTQLHSRWLLLRELAAVLGLRSETDESQPSENSGVDAQAIEQAIANRKAAKQEKNYQEADRIRKSLSDQGIELIDKPGGLTDWRLI, from the coding sequence ATGTCTTCCCTGCGCTTCACCAACAGCCTCACCAGCCGTACGGAAGCATTTGAGCCCTTAGAGCCAGGAAAGGCAACGATTTACTGCTGCGGCGTCACGGTTTACGACCTCTGCCACTTGGGTCATGCCCGCAGCTACATCAATTGGGACGTTTTGCGTCGCTACCTGATTTGGCGCGGGTACGACGTTACTTACATCCAGAATTACACCGATATCGACGACAAGATCCTCAATCGAGCTTCCGAAGAGGGCAGCACGATGCAAGCGGTCAGCGAGCGCAACATCGAAGCCTTTGAAATTGATATGGGCCGTCTCAACATCCTTCCGGCCGATCGCATGCCTCGCGCCACCTGTTGCATCGAAGGGATTCAAACGCTCATTGCTGAACTGGAGACCAAAGGAGCTGCCTATAGCTCTGATGGTGATGTGTATTTCGATATTTCCAAAGCCAAGGACTACGGCAAGCTCAGCGGTCGTGACCCCAACGAGCAACAGCAGGGGGCAAGCGGCCGTACGGCTGATGGTGAGGAGAGTCGCAAGAAACACCCATTTGATTTCGCTCTATGGAAAGGAAGCAAAGTGGGTGAGCCAAGCTGGGACTCCCCCTGGGGCCCAGGACGCCCTGGCTGGCACATCGAGTGCTCAGCGATGGTGCGCCAGGAACTTGGCCTAACGATCGATATTCACCTAGGCGGAGGTGATTTGGTGTTTCCTCATCATGAAAACGAAATCGCTCAATCCGAAACCGCCAACGGCGCTCCCCTCGCTCGGCTGTGGATGCACAACGGGATGGTCAATGTGGGCGGAACAAAGATGTCGAAATCGCTGGGTAACTTCACCACGATCCGCGCACTGCTTGAAAGCGGACTCTCAGCCATGGCCCTTCGCCTCTTTGTTCTCCAGGCTCATTACCGCAAGCCCCTTGACTTCACTGCCGAAGCGCTGGAGGCATCCACCACTGGATGGAAGGGATTGAATGCCGCCCTCAAGTTGGGGGAAACCCATGCTGCCGCCTTGGAATGGAGTGATCACACGGCCCTCAGCAATGCAGCGGTCCAAGCCGGAAGGAACGCCCAAGGTCCTTTTGAAGACCTGGAACAACGGTTCACCGCCGCTATGGACGATGACCTCAATAGCTCCGGAGCCTTAGCCGTGCTGTTTGAACTCGCCCGTCCGCTCAGAGGGTTAGCCAACCGTCTGGATCGAGGCGACCAGCCTGAGCAGCCAGGCGAGGAGCTGACCCAACTGCACTCACGCTGGTTGCTGTTGCGCGAGCTCGCGGCCGTTCTTGGTCTACGCAGCGAAACAGATGAGTCGCAACCCTCTGAAAACAGCGGTGTCGATGCCCAAGCGATTGAGCAGGCAATTGCCAATCGCAAAGCAGCAAAACAGGAGAAGAACTATCAAGAAGCCGATCGCATTCGCAAGTCCCTCAGCGACCAAGGCATTGAACTCATCGACAAGCCTGGCGGACTGACCGATTGGAGACTGATTTAA
- a CDS encoding MFS transporter gives MFTCFVDVMGQGLAFPIFAALLMRPNGGFLQAGVSQSQGALLYGIAIGTFFLTWFFGSIYVSRLSDSIGRKKGILICLIGAIAGYAIAAVALVSHNYSLLVVSRGITGFTAGAQPIAAAAMIDLAKSDRESARNLGLATVGMSFGLVVGPIIGGLFSDKDLLGGLASSHLPFLIGGFLCFVGLMLIFFGFEDVKTETSPMDTNPLVVFKLLTDALNRESVRRVSSAFFPYMLCVLGLYVFVSANLSTRFGYGATGSSVGMFLMGVGLIASSSMLVEPLNARFSKRAIMASCTVLFCCCVTAFLLVPSGPLALAIMLPSGILHGIAYPTMLTGFSESVSKEEQGWVMGFATSLFTLAAAIVSFFGGQLIASVGPQAPFQFAIVCGGVAIIALAVNWRNAPNLNKVIS, from the coding sequence ATGTTTACTTGTTTTGTTGATGTGATGGGTCAAGGTCTTGCCTTCCCTATTTTCGCGGCCTTGTTGATGCGGCCCAATGGTGGCTTTCTTCAAGCTGGCGTTTCACAATCGCAAGGCGCTCTTCTCTATGGAATAGCCATTGGCACATTCTTTTTGACTTGGTTTTTTGGATCGATTTATGTTTCAAGGCTGTCAGACAGCATTGGACGTAAGAAGGGGATTCTGATTTGTTTGATCGGTGCCATTGCCGGTTACGCCATTGCAGCGGTAGCGCTGGTTTCACATAATTACAGCCTTTTGGTGGTCTCTAGGGGGATTACTGGCTTCACTGCTGGAGCTCAGCCAATTGCTGCAGCAGCGATGATTGATCTTGCTAAAAGTGATCGAGAAAGTGCTCGAAATTTGGGGCTTGCAACGGTTGGAATGAGTTTTGGTCTTGTGGTGGGACCGATTATTGGCGGACTCTTCTCAGATAAGGATCTGCTTGGTGGCCTGGCATCCTCACACTTGCCATTCCTTATTGGTGGTTTTTTGTGTTTTGTGGGGTTGATGCTTATCTTCTTTGGATTTGAAGATGTCAAGACAGAGACCAGTCCAATGGATACCAATCCATTGGTGGTGTTCAAGTTGTTAACGGATGCCCTTAATCGAGAGTCGGTTCGACGTGTCTCATCGGCGTTCTTTCCCTATATGTTGTGCGTTTTAGGACTCTATGTTTTTGTGTCAGCCAACCTGTCCACACGGTTTGGCTACGGAGCTACGGGCTCCAGCGTTGGAATGTTTTTGATGGGTGTTGGCTTGATTGCCTCGAGCAGCATGCTTGTTGAGCCTTTGAATGCTCGATTTTCCAAACGGGCCATTATGGCGAGCTGCACCGTGTTGTTTTGTTGTTGTGTAACGGCATTCTTGCTGGTTCCTTCTGGACCTTTGGCCTTGGCAATCATGCTCCCTTCAGGAATATTGCATGGTATTGCTTATCCAACAATGTTGACAGGATTCTCTGAATCTGTCTCCAAAGAAGAGCAGGGCTGGGTCATGGGTTTTGCCACTTCACTCTTCACCCTTGCGGCCGCCATTGTTTCCTTTTTTGGTGGTCAATTAATTGCCTCTGTTGGCCCCCAGGCACCATTCCAATTTGCGATTGTATGTGGCGGGGTGGCAATCATTGCTTTGGCTGTGAATTGGAGAAATGCTCCTAATTTGAATAAAGTGATCTCATGA